The genomic interval GGAACCGGCAGGACCTTGACCCGCAGCTGTTCGTCCGGGCGGCCGTCCAGGGGGTCGGTGGCTGCCGTACGCGGGCAGAGCAGTGCGTCCTCGCCGGGGCCGACCAGCAGCACCGAGCCGGGCGGCGCCCCGCCCGCGAGATAGCGGACGTTGGCCGGACGGGAAACCAGTGCGGCGGCGCTGCCGGAAGCGGCGCACCGGTCGCGCAGCCGTCCGCGGCGGACCGCATACAGCTCTGACATGTTTCGAGCGTACGAGCGGCGCCGCGGCCCGGCAGTACGAGCGCGTCCGACCGAGCCGCAGCATGGAGGGGCCGGGGCGGGGGGCCTACCAGGCCGGCGGGCTCGCGATGGAGCGTGCCAGCACCTCGTCCAGGACGCGGGCCGTGGTCGGCACGTCGTACTGCGAGTTGTCGATGATCGGCAGCCCCGAGCCGTACCAGCCGGCCATCCGGCCGTGGATACGGGCGACCTCCTCGTCCGACAGGCGGCGGTTCCCGCTGCGCTGGGCATTGCGCTCCAGCACGATCTCCAGGCCGGGGAGGATGACGACGGGCAGCAGCCCGGGACCGACGTGACGCTTCCAGCCGCCGAGCCCGACGACGGGACGGTCCGGGAAGACGGCGTCGTCGACGATGCACGATATGCCGTTGGCGAGGAAGTTACGGGCGGAGAAGCCGCAGGTGCGGCGGGCGAGCCGGTACTGGGCCTCGGACTGGTCGTTCCAGCCGGACTGGGGGTCGGCGAACCCGGAGCAGATCCATTCGCGTACGTCGTCGAGGCTGATGTGCGCGGTCGGCACCCGGCGGTGCTGTGCCCAGTACTTGGCGACGGTCGTTTTGCCCGCGCCCGCCGGCCCGATGAGCAGCACGGCCAGCGTCGTACTGCCGGTGTCGGTCGGCGCGGCGGCCGGCGGTGGCGCCGGAAGCGCAACGGGCCCGCCGGGAGGCAGCTGGATGTGCCCGGTGGTGTCCCGGGGCGGCGCCCCCTGAACATGCTGCGAAGCGGCCCCGCCCCAGCCGGAACCTTGGGCATGCCCTTGCGCGCCGCCACCAAGGCCCGTCCCAGAGCCGTGGGTGGCCTGTGGGGCGTGCGGTACGTGGGGTGCCTGGGGTGCTTGTGGTGCCTGCGGAGGCGCGGGGTGGCCACCGGGGTGCGGGGCGCCGTGGGCGGCTCCTGGGGCCTGCGGGGGGCCCTGGGGCGCAGGTGGCCCGTCAGAGTGTGGGGCACCGTAAGCGGGATGCGAGGCGGCGCCGGAGGCCTGCAGAGGCCTGTGGGGAGCCGGTGGTCCGGCGGGCTGCGGGGCTGCTCCGTGCTGGGCGTCGGGAGCGGTGCCCTCGACCTGCGAGTGCCTTTGAGGCGCCGGCGCCGTTGACCCTGTGCCGTACTGGCCGCCGGAAGTGGCTCCTGGGGCCTGCGGGGCCGGTGGCCCAGCGGGGTTCTGGGTGGGCTGCGCCCAAGCGGTGCCGGGCTGGTGGGGTGGTGGCAGCGGAGCCCCCACTGCGTGCTGCATCCGGTGCCACTCCGTCTCGTACAGGCGACTCGTGCTGGGCGGCCAGGGCGGACCGGGCCTACCGAACGGTACCTTCCCCGCCCGCCCTACTGTGAACGGCCGGGGACGGTCCAGAGTGCCCCGTCAGCCGTCGAGTTCGTCGGCGAGGGCGCGCAGAGCGAGCCGGTACGAGCCGATGCCGAAGCCCGCGATCGTCCCGCTGGCGACGGCAGCGACCACCGAGGTGTGCCGGAATTCCTCGCGTGTGTACGGGTTCGAGATGTGCACCTCGATCAGCGGAGCGGTGCGCTGGGCCGCCGCGTCCCTCATCCCGTACGAATAGTGCGTGAACGCACCGGGGTTGAGAACGACCGGAATTGACCCGTCCGCGGCCTCGTGGAGCCACCGGATCATCTCGCCCTCGTCGTTCGTCTCGCGTACGTCGACGTCGAAGCCGAGCCCTTTGCCGAGCCGCCCGCACTCCTCGACGAGCCCGGCGTACGAAGTCGCCCCGTACACATCGGGTTCGCGCGAGCCGAGCCTGCCGAGGTTGGGCCCGTTGAGGACCAGGACCCGTCGCGTCACTTGGACACCTCGCCGTACGCGGCCAACAGCACCGCCGGGTCGGGTCCTTCCAGCACGGTCGGCTTGGCGAGGCCGTCGAGGACGATGAAGCGCAGCAGGTTGCCGCGGGACTTCTTGTCGACCTTCATGGTCTCCAGCAGCTTGGGCCACTGGTCGCCGCGGTAGGTGAGCGGCAGCCCGACGGACTCAAGCACGGCTCGGTGCCGGTCGGCTGTCGCGTCGTCAAGCCGGCCCGCCAGACGGCCGAGCTCGGCGGCGAACACCATGCCGATGGAAACGGCCGCGCCGTGGCGCCAGTTGTAGCGCTCGTTCTTCTCGATGGCGTGCGCGAGCGTATGACCGTAATTGAGGATCTCGCGCAGACCCGATTCCTTCAGGTCGCTCGACACGACGTCGGCCTTGACCCGGATGGCGCGCTCGATCAGCTCGGCGGTGCGCGGCCCCTCGGGCGTACGGGCCGCCACCGGGTCCTCCTCGATCAGGTCGAGGATCACCGGGTCGGCGATGAAGCCCGCCTTGATGATCTCGGCGAGGCCGCTGATGTAGTCGTTGACCGGCAGCGAGTCCAGCGCCGCCAGGTCGCAGAGGACACCGGCGGGCGGGTGGAAGGCGCCGACGAGGTTCTTGCCCTCGGCGGTGTTGATGCCGGTCTTGCCGCCGACCGCCGCGTCGACCATGCCGAGCACGGTCGTGGGTACGGCGATCCAGCGCACCCCGCGCAGCCAGGTGGCCGCGACGAACCCGGCCACATCGGTGGTGGCTCCGCCGCCGACGCCCACGATCACGTCGGTGCGCGTGAAGTTGGTCTGGCCGAGCGCCTTCCAGCAGTACGCCGCGACCTCGACGGTCTTGGACTCCTCGGCGTTGGGCAGCTGGATGGCGATGGCTTCGTAACCCTGGCTCGCGAGGTCCTCGCGGATCGCCTCACCCGTGCCGGCGAGTGCCTCGGGGTGCAGGACGGCCACGCGCTGGGCCCGCTCGCCGATCAGCCCGGGGAGCTCGCCGAGGAGCTGCCGGCCGACCAGCACCTCGTACGGCTCAGCGCCCTCGCTGCCGCCGACCTGGATACGGGTGGGTGCCTGCTCGGTCATACGTCCTTCAGCTCCAGTGCGTCGAGGACCGCCTCTGCGACCTCTTCGGGGGTGCGGTCGTCGGTGTCGACGACCGCGGTGGCCACCTCGGTGTAGAGGTGACGGCGTGCTTCCATCAGCTGCTTCCACTGCTGGCGCGGGTTGACGGCCAGCAGGGGGCGTGCGGTGTTCAGCCCGACGCGCTTGATCGCTTCGCCCACGCTGATGGAGAGGTAGACGACGCGCACCCCGGCCAGCGCAGCACGCGTGCCCTCGTCCAGGACCGCGCCGCCGCCGAGCGCGAGCACGCCCGTGTGCTCGGCGAGCGCCGCCTTCACGGCCTCCCGCTCCAGCTCACGGAAGCGCGCCTCGCCCTCCTCGACGAAGATGTCGGAGATCTCCCGGCCCTCGGCCGCGACGATGTCCGCGTCGGTGTCGCGGTACGCCGTACCGAGCCGCTCGGCGAGCAGCTCGCCCACAGTGGACTTGCCGACCCCCATGGGCCCAACGAGGACGACCAGCGGGCCGGTCACCGTACGACCAGGTTGTCGAGGTAGGACTGCACGTTGCGCCGGGTCTCACCCACGCTGTCGCCGCCGAACTTCTCTGCGACCGCGTCCGCGAGGACCAGCGCGACCATCGCCTCGGCCACGATCCCGGCGGCGGGCACGGCGCACACGTCGGAGCGCTGGTGGTGCGCGGCGGCGACCTCGCCGGTGACGACGTCGATGGTGGCGAGCGCTCGCGGCACGGTCGCGATGGGCTTCATCGCCGCCCGTACGCGCAGCAGTTCACCGGTGGACATGCCGCCCTCGGTGCCGCCGGCCCGCCCAGTGGTGCGGCGTACGCCGTCCTCGGTCGGGACGATCTCGTCGTGCGCCTTGGAACCCGGCACCCTGGCCAGGTCGAAGCCGTCGCCGACCTCGACGCCCTTGATGGCCTGGATGCCCATGAGGGCGGCGGCCAGCCGGGCATCGAGCCTGCGGTCCCAGTGCACGAACGACCCCAGCCCGACGGGCACGTTGTACGCCAGCACCTCGACGACGCCACCGAGAGTGTCGCCGTCCTTGTGGGCCTGGTCGATCTCCGCGACCATCGCCTTCGACGCGTCCGCGTCCAGGCAGCGCACCGGGTCCTCGTCCAGCCGCGCCTCGTCGGCGGGCACGGGCAGCACGCCGTACGGCGCCTTGGCGGCGGCCAGCTCCACGACGTGCGACACGATCTCGACACCGGTGGTCTGCTTCAGGTACGAACGGGCCACCGTGCCCAGCGCGACCCTCGCTGCGGTCTCCCGCGCGCTCGCCCGCTCCAACACCGGCCGCGCCTCGTCCAGCGCGTACTTCTGCATGCCCGCGAGGTCGGCGTGGCCGGGGCGCGGACGGGTCAGCGGGGCGTTACGGGCCAGCTTGGCGAGCTCGTCGGGGTCGACCGGGTCGGCCGACATGACCTGCTCCCACTTGGGCCACTCCGTGTTGCCCACCATGATCGCGACGGGGCCGCCCATGGTCAGACCGTGGCGTACGCCGCCGAGGAAGGTGACCTCGTCCTTCTCGAACTTCATGCGCGCACCGCGCCCGTAGCCGAGCCGCCGCCGGGCGAGCGCGTCCGCCACCATCTCCGTGGTGATGGGGACGCCGGAGGGAAGACCCTCCAGCGTCGCGACGAGTGCGGGTCCGTGGGACTCCCCCGCCGTCAGCCAACGCAACCTGCTCAACGGTGCTCCTCGATGCTCGCGCCTGGGTCTGGATCGGCGCGGCCGGGTGCGCGGCCCTGGCCCGCCACCACTGATCCTCCCACGACCGGGCACCGATCCGGCCGCCGGTCCAGCAATCGGACGACGTCAGCCCCGACGTCTGTCGACGTCAGCGCCGGTCGCCGTCGCCGGGCGCGTACGAGCCGAGGTAGTCGGCGCCGCGTCCCTGGCCATACTGCGCGGCGGCGTGGACGGGCCGCCCGGAGCGCACCGCACGCCGGTACTCGATCTTCCGCTTGATCTTCACGGCCCAGCTCGCCAGGACCACGACCACGACCAGCACGATGAACGTGACCTGGACCCAGTCGGGCATGAAGGTCAGCAGACCGTCCAGAATCTTGCCGGCGCCGGCGGCTTGTGGCAGGCCGGATTCCATGGATGTTCTCCCCCCTCAGGTGTTCGACCGGCAGACCCTATCGGGCGGCCAGCGCCTGCTCCCCGGCCCCCCTCATAACGGCGAGCGGCGCGGCGGCGCAGCCCGTCATCTGCTCCACCTGGAGCACCGCCTGGTGCACGAGCAGGTCGAGCCCGCCGACGACCGAGCCGCCGTGCGCCGACCAGGCGGCGGCGAGTGCGGTGGGCCACGGCTCGTACAGCACGTCGAAGAGCGTGCCGGGCCGCTCGGGCACCGCCTCGGCGAGGGAATCGGTGGTGCCGGCGGGGGTGGTGGCGATGACGAGCGGTGCGTCGAACGCCCGCTCCGCCTCCGCCCAGTCGGCGATGCGCACGTCGACCCCGAGCCGCTCGCCCCACTGCCGCATCTCGTTGCCGCGGGCCGCAGTGCGTACGTACGCGGTGACCGGGCCCGTACAGAGGCGGGAGAGCGCGGCGAGCGCCGACGAGGCGGTGGCACCGGCGCCGAGGACGGCGGCGGAGGCGACCTTCTCGACGCCGCGCTCGCGCAGGGCGGCGATCATGCCGGGGATGTCGGTGTTGTCGCCGATGCGCCGGCCGTCCTCGGTGAAGACGACCGTGTTCACCGCCTCGACGGAAGCCGCCGTATCGCTGATCTCGTCGAGCAGCGGGATGACGGCGCGCTTGAGCGGCATGGTCAGCGAGAGGCCGGCCCAGGACGCGTCGATCTTCTCGAAGAAGCGGGGCAGGGCGGCCTCGTCCACCTCGAAGCGGTCGTACGACCAGTTGGTCAGGCCCAGTTCCTCGTACGCGGCGCGGTGCAGGACAGGTGAGAGCGAGTGGGCGATGGGCGACCCGAGTACGGCTGCCCGGCGTGCCTCAGTCACTTCCCTGGCTTTCATTGAACTTGTTCTTCAGCTCCTGGAACTCGGAGTAGGTCTTGGCGAACTCCGTCTTGTGCTGACCGTCGGTCGCCACGAAGTACAGCCAGCCGTCCGCGGTCGGCTTCAAGGCCGCGGCCAGCGCCTCGTTGCCGGGGTTGCCGATGGGCCCAGGGGTCAGGCCCTTCCGCGTGTAGGTGTTGTACGGGTCCTTGTTGCTGTTGATCTCGGACTCGCTGATCTCGATTTCACTCTGACCCATGAGGTAATTGAAGGCAGAGTCGAACTGGAGCAGCTGATTCGTTTGAGTATTGGTGGGCTTCAGGCGGTTGTAAACGACCTCGGCCATTCTACGGAAGTCCTTGTCCGTCTTACCCTCGGCCTGCACCAGACTGGCGACCGTGACCAATTCCCAGGGCCCGTCGAGCCCCAGCTTCTTGGCCTCCGCCTCCATGTCCTGCTTGCCGTATTCCTGGTTTGCGCGAGCGACCATCCTCTTGAGGACGTCCTCGGGCTTCGCGTTCTTCGCGACCGGATAGCTCGCGGGGAAGAGGAAACCTTCCAGCGGGTCCTTGACATTCGGGTGCCCAGCCGCCCACTCGGGCAGCCCGAGGTCCTTGGACTTCGCCTTGGCGACGTCCTCGGTGGTACCGGCCTTGAGGTCCAGGCGTTTGTCGATCATGGCGTAGACGCGCACATTCCGCCAGCCCTCGGGAATGATCAGAGCATTTCGGCTGCTGGGCTTGAGCATTTCCGTGACCGCATTGTCTGCGGACATCTTCTTATTGAGGGTGTACACCCCTGCCTGAATGTTCTTACCCTTGGGATTCTTGTTCTGGGCGGCGACGAAGGCACCCTGGCTCTTTACGACGCCCGCCTTCTCAAGAAGGCTGCCGATTTCGTAGCCGCCGGCGCCCTGCGGGATCTCCACCTGCGTGGAACCGGATCCAGCGCCCGTATAGTCCGGCGCCGCACCGAACTGCTCCTGCCAGAACTGATAACCGAAGTAGGCGACGCCGCCGCCTCCGCCCACCAGGACCAGCGCGACGAACAGGCACGCCGTGCCGTTGCGGCTCTTCTTCTTTTTGGTCTTTCCGCGGCGGTCACCGCCCCGGCCCCGACGCGGCTCTCGCGAGTCGTCGTACCCGTCGTCATCGTCGTCGTCGTTGCCGCCCGCGAAGAAAGGGTGCTCCTCCGGACCTTCGAGGTCGGCGTCCCACTCCGGCTCCGGCGCCTGCTCCGGCACCGTGCGGCGCTGGTTCGGGGGCTGCGGCGGGGGGTACGCGTCCGGGGCGGCGTAGTAGTCGGGGTGCTCCGCGCCGCCGTAGGCGGGCTGCTGGCCGCTGTAGGGGTCGGCGGGGTTCATGCCGTACGGCACGGCTCCCTGCTGCTGGCCCGTGTCCCAGCCGCCGTTGGCGTACTGCTGCTGGTCGTTGTACTGGGGCTGCTGGCCGCCGTAGTACGGCTGCTGCGGATGCTGCGGCTGTTGTTGCGGTTCCTGCTGGTAGTGCTGCGGCTGGCCGCCGTACGGACCCTGGCCCTGTACGGCCTGCTGTCCTGCCCATCCCTGGTCCCCGTACAACGGGTCCTCGGGATGCCACGGTTCGTGGCCTGCGCCCCGGCCGTACTCAGTCATGAAACCCCATAGTGTGCCGCGAGGCGGCGGCTACGCGCGCGTGGGGCACGGCATCCGGTCCGCCTCTTCTTTGTGCGGCAGTTGTTCGAACACCGCCGCATCGCGCGGAACGTTACCGTATCGCGATCAGACAACCACTTCGACGCCCTCGCCCGGGGGAATGCCTGAGACCCGTTCGGCCTCCAAAGCGTTCTGAAGAATGACAATTGCGGCCGCTTGGTCGATCACAGACCGGCCCTTCTTGGACTTCACGCCCGAAGCGCGCAGCCCCTGACTGGCCGTCACTGTGGTCATCCTCTCGTCGACAAGTCGCACCGGAGTGGGTGCGATGCCGCGAGCGAGCTCCTGGGCGAAGACCCGGACCTTGGCCGCCGCCGGCCCCTCGCCCCCACTGAGGGAGCGAGGGAGGCCGACCACGACCTCGATCGGTTCGTACTCCTCGACGAGCTGCTTCAGCCGCCGGTGGGCGGCCGGGACGTCACGTCCCGGCACGGTCTCCACCGGCGTGGCGAGGACCCCGTCGGGGTCGCACGAGGCGACCCCTATCCGGGCGTCCCCGACGTCGATCGCGAGGCGACGGCCGCGTCGCATCAGGCGATCTCGCCGACTGCGCGTTCGACGGCGGCCACGGCGTCGCCGATGGCGTCAGGGTTCTGGCCGCCGCCCTGGGCGACGTCCGGCTTGCCGCCACCGCCGCCGCCGAGGGTCTTGGCGGCCGTACGGACCAGCTCGCCGGCCTTGAGGCCGCGCTCGCGGGCGGCTTCGTTGGTGGCGATGACCGTCAGCGGGCGTCCGTTGGCGGTGGTGAACAGGGCCACGACGGCCGGGCGGTCGCCCGCCCCCGCCAATTGATTCAGTCGGCCGCGGACGTCCAGGACCAGCCTGCGCAGATCGTCGGCCGACGTGCCGTCCGGCACCTGGCCGGTGACGAGAGCGACACCGCGTACGTCCTGGGCACCGGAGGCGAGTCCGGCGGCGGCCTGGAGGACCTTCTCCGCGCGGAACTTCTCGATCTCCTTCTCGGCGTCCTTGAGCTTGGCGAGCATCCCGGAGATCTTCTCCGGCAGCTCCTCCGAGCGGCCCTTGACCAGCTCCTGGAGCTGCGCGACGACCGTGTGCTCCCTGGCGAGGAAGTTGTACGCGTCCACGCCGACCAGGGCCTCGATACGCCGTACGCCCGAGCCGATCGACGACTCGCCGAGCAGCTTCACCAGACCCAGCTGGGCGGTGTTGTGGACGTGCGTACCGCCGCACAGCTCCTTGGAGAAGTCACCGATGGTCACGACACGGACCCGCTCGCCGTACTTCTCGCCGAACTCGGCGATGGCGCCCTGCTTCTTGGCCTCGTCGATGCTCATGACCTCGGCCTGGACGTCGAGTTCCCGGGCGAGCACATCGTTGATCTTGTGCTCGACGTCGGTGAGGACCGTGCCGGGTACGGCGTTCGGCGAGCCGAAGTCGAAGCGGAAGCGGCCGGGCGAGTTCTCCGAACCCGCCTGGGCGGCCGTCGGGCCCAGCGCGTCGCGCAGCGCCTGGTGCGTGAGGTGCGTGGCGCTGTGGGCGCGGGCGATGGCGCGGCGGCGCTTCTGGTCGATGACGGCGTAGGCGGAGGCGCCGAGCGTCACCTCGCCGACCTGGACCGTTCCCTTGTGGACGGAGACGCCGGGGACCGGCTGCTGGACGTCGCGGACCTCGACGACGGCGCCCGAGTGCAGCTTGATGCGGCCGGTGTCGGCGAGCTGGCCGCCGCCCTCGGCGTAGAACGGGGTGCGGTCGAGGACGATCTCGACGTCGTCGCCCTCGGTGGCGGCCGGGGAGGGCACACCGTCGACGAGCAGGCCGACGACGGTCGACTCGCCCTCGGTGGAGGTGTAGCCGGTGAACTCCGTGGTGCCGGACTGGTCGGCGACCAGGCGGTAGGCGGAGACGTCGGCGTGCCCGGTCTTCTTGGCCTTGGCGTCGGCCTTGGCCCGGTCCCGCTGCTCCTTCATGAGGCGGCGGAAGCCGTCCTCGTCCACGGACAGGCCCTGCTCGGCGGCCATCTCCAGGGTGAGGTCGATCGGGAAGCCCCAGGTGTCGTGGAGCAGGAACGCCTTGTCACCGGCGAGGACCTTGCCGCCGGCGGCCTTGGTCTCCGTAACGGCGGTGTCGAGGATGTTCGTGCCGCCCTTGAGGGCCTTGAGGAAGGCGGCTTCCTCGGAGACGGCGACGGTCTCGATGCGCTTGCGGTCGGTCAGCAGTTCCGGGTACTGCTCGCCCATGGTCGTGATGACCACATCGGCCAGCTCGGCGACGACGGGCTGGGTGGCGCCCATCAGCCGCATGTTGCGGATGGCGCGGCGCATGATGCGGCGCAGGACGTAGCCGCGGCCCTCGTTGCCGGGGGTGACACCGTCGCCGATGAGCATCACGGACGTACGGATGTGGTCGGCGACGACGCGCAGGGAGACGTCGGAGGCGTGGTCGGCGCCGTAGCGGACGCCGGTGAGCTCGGTGGCCTTGTCCATGACGACGCGCAGGGTGTCGGTCTCGTACATGTTCTGTACGCCCTGCAGGATCATGGCGAGACGTTCGAGGCCCAGACCCGTGTCGATGTTCTTCGACGGGAGGTCGCCGAGGATCGGGAAGTCTTCCTTGCCCTCGCCGGCGCCGCGCTCGTACTGCATGAAGACCAGGTTCCAGATCTCCACGTAACGCTCGTCGTTGACGGCCGGGCCGCCCTCTTCGCCGAACTCGGGGCCACGGTCGTAGTTGATCTCCGAGCAGGGGCCGCAGGGTCCGGGGACACCCATCGACCAGAAGTTCGGTCCCATGCCCAGCCGCTGGATGCGCTCGGCGGGCACACCGATGACGTCGCGCCAGATCTGCTCGGCCTCGTCGTCCTCCTTGTAGACCGTGATCCACAGGCGCTCGGGGTCGAGGCCGAAGCCACCGTCCGCGACGGAGCTGGTCAGCAGCTCCCACGCGTACTTGATGGCGCCTTCCTTGAAGTAGTCGCCGAACGAGAAGTTGCCGCACATCTGGAAGAAGGTGCCGTGGCGCGTGGTCTTGCCGACCTCTTCGATGTCCGGCGTACGCACGCACTTCTGCACGCTGGTGACGCGCGGGGCGGGCGGCTTGACCTCGCCGAGGAAGTACGGCTTGAAGGGCACCATGCCCGCGGGGACCAGCAGCAGGGTCGGGTCGTCCGCGATGAGCGACGCCGAAGGCACGACGTTGTGTCCGCGCTCCTCGAAGAAGCGCAGCCAGCGGCGGCGGATTTCAGCCGACTCCATCAGTGGTCCTCATTCCGGTTGTACGAATGCTGTGTGTAATCGAGTGCGGCGATGCGTCGCTGCACGGGAAGCTCGGGGTCGTTGTGCGCTTCGAGGCCGAGGGCCTCGCTGAGTTCGGCCTCGCGCTGCACCATCCCCGCCCTGACGTCGAGCGCGAAGTCCTTGAGCCGGTGGCCTGCTTCGACCGCCTTGTCGGCAGCCTGCGCGGCGAGGCTCTCGGGCGTCAGCTGCTTGAGCTTGCGGTTGACCTTGGTGGTGGCCCACACACCGGCTGCGGCGCCTGCGGTGAACCAGAACGTACGGCGGAACATTGCGGCTTCAGCCCTTCCGCTTCCTGCGCCGGGGGGACGGTACGGTCCGGCCGACGATCACAGTGCGACGGGACGGTTCCGCCGGGGTGTCCTTGCTGCGGCCGATCGCCCGGCGGACGCCGTATCCGAAGGCCGCGACCTTGACGAGCGGGCCGCCGAAGGTCGACGCGACGGTCGTGGAGAGCGCGGACGCGTTGGAGGTGACTTCCTGGACGTCGGAAGCGATGGCGTCGACCCGGTCGAGCTGGGTCTGCGCGGAGCGCACGGTCGCGGAGGCGTCGGCCAGCAGCGGGACGGCCTGTTCGGTCACGTCCGCCACGAGCTTGGTCGTTGCCTTGAGCGTCTGAGCCAGCCTCACCAGCACCACGGCGAGAAAGGAGACCAGGATCGCCCAGAAGACGGCCACCAGGATGCCGGCCACCTCTCCACCGGACACTTTGCACCGCTCCCTGTACGTGAGAAAAGTCGTCCTGCGAGCCTATCGCGCCGGGGCTCGGGGTCCGTACCGCATTACGTGTGCGTGGAGCGGGAGTTGCGCAGCGTGATTGTACGGAGTGCTTACGGATGGGTACGCTCCGTGTCCCATGCGACGCACTCTTCATTCTGTGTCCCCCTCGTCCCCCTCTCCCGATCACGGCAATCTGCCCGCTGAGCTGAATCCGTTCGTGGGGCGGCGCGAGGAACTGGCGGAGCTCGGCCGCCTGCTGGAGGAAACCCGGCTGGTCACCGTGACCGGGGTCGGTGGGGTCGGAAAAACGCGATTTGCCCTGCGGGCAGGTGCAGGGCTGCAGGAACGGTACTGCGACGGAGTGTGGCTGGTGGAGCTGTCCGCCCTCGACGACGCCGACCTGCTGGAACAGGCGGTCGCTGAGGCGCTGGGGCTGACCGATCACACCAGCAAGCCGCCGCGCGATGCGCTGGTCGGGCATCTCGCCGAGCGTCAACTCCTGCTCGTACTGGACGGATTCGAGCATCTCGTCGATGCCGTCGCCGGTCTGGTGCGGGAACTGCTCCGGCGCGCGCCGGACCTGTGTGTGCTGGCCACGGGGCGGCTGCCGCTGTGCGTCGACGGCGAACAGACCTTCCCGCTTCCGCCTATGCCGGACTCCGACGCGGTCCAGCTCTTCGCCGACCGGGCCGCCGCGGGGCAGCCCGGTTTCCGGCTCACGGAGACCAACAACTCCGCCGTCCGGGAGCTGTGCCGTCGCCTGGACGGGATTCCGCTCGCCCTGGAGCTGGCCGCCGGGCGGCTGCGCGCCCTGTCCGTGGAGCAGGTGCTCGACCGGCTCGACGACCGGTTCCGGCTGCTGACCGGCTCCACCCGGGGTGCACTCCCCCGGCACCAGACGCTTCGTACCGCGATCGGCTGGAGCCATGAGCTGTGCACGCCGGCGCAGCGTGCGAACTGCCCAATCTGCGCAGGGCGATGGAGTACTCGCTGGAGAATCCGGAGGACGTGCATCTGGGCCAGTACCTGGCCGGCACGCTCTGGTTCTACTGGGTCGGCTGCGGACGCCTGTCGGAGGGGCGCCACTGGCTGGACCACGCGCTGGAGGCGGAGAGCGCGCACGAGGCGCACCGGCTGAAGGCGCT from Streptomyces spiramyceticus carries:
- the ruvX gene encoding Holliday junction resolvase RuvX — its product is MRRGRRLAIDVGDARIGVASCDPDGVLATPVETVPGRDVPAAHRRLKQLVEEYEPIEVVVGLPRSLSGGEGPAAAKVRVFAQELARGIAPTPVRLVDERMTTVTASQGLRASGVKSKKGRSVIDQAAAIVILQNALEAERVSGIPPGEGVEVVV
- a CDS encoding shikimate dehydrogenase codes for the protein MKAREVTEARRAAVLGSPIAHSLSPVLHRAAYEELGLTNWSYDRFEVDEAALPRFFEKIDASWAGLSLTMPLKRAVIPLLDEISDTAASVEAVNTVVFTEDGRRIGDNTDIPGMIAALRERGVEKVASAAVLGAGATASSALAALSRLCTGPVTAYVRTAARGNEMRQWGERLGVDVRIADWAEAERAFDAPLVIATTPAGTTDSLAEAVPERPGTLFDVLYEPWPTALAAAWSAHGGSVVGGLDLLVHQAVLQVEQMTGCAAAPLAVMRGAGEQALAAR
- the aroB gene encoding 3-dehydroquinate synthase produces the protein MTEQAPTRIQVGGSEGAEPYEVLVGRQLLGELPGLIGERAQRVAVLHPEALAGTGEAIREDLASQGYEAIAIQLPNAEESKTVEVAAYCWKALGQTNFTRTDVIVGVGGGATTDVAGFVAATWLRGVRWIAVPTTVLGMVDAAVGGKTGINTAEGKNLVGAFHPPAGVLCDLAALDSLPVNDYISGLAEIIKAGFIADPVILDLIEEDPVAARTPEGPRTAELIERAIRVKADVVSSDLKESGLREILNYGHTLAHAIEKNERYNWRHGAAVSIGMVFAAELGRLAGRLDDATADRHRAVLESVGLPLTYRGDQWPKLLETMKVDKKSRGNLLRFIVLDGLAKPTVLEGPDPAVLLAAYGEVSK
- a CDS encoding shikimate kinase, producing MGVGKSTVGELLAERLGTAYRDTDADIVAAEGREISDIFVEEGEARFRELEREAVKAALAEHTGVLALGGGAVLDEGTRAALAGVRVVYLSISVGEAIKRVGLNTARPLLAVNPRQQWKQLMEARRHLYTEVATAVVDTDDRTPEEVAEAVLDALELKDV
- a CDS encoding type II 3-dehydroquinate dehydratase, whose protein sequence is MTRRVLVLNGPNLGRLGSREPDVYGATSYAGLVEECGRLGKGLGFDVDVRETNDEGEMIRWLHEAADGSIPVVLNPGAFTHYSYGMRDAAAQRTAPLIEVHISNPYTREEFRHTSVVAAVASGTIAGFGIGSYRLALRALADELDG
- the aroC gene encoding chorismate synthase encodes the protein MSRLRWLTAGESHGPALVATLEGLPSGVPITTEMVADALARRRLGYGRGARMKFEKDEVTFLGGVRHGLTMGGPVAIMVGNTEWPKWEQVMSADPVDPDELAKLARNAPLTRPRPGHADLAGMQKYALDEARPVLERASARETAARVALGTVARSYLKQTTGVEIVSHVVELAAAKAPYGVLPVPADEARLDEDPVRCLDADASKAMVAEIDQAHKDGDTLGGVVEVLAYNVPVGLGSFVHWDRRLDARLAAALMGIQAIKGVEVGDGFDLARVPGSKAHDEIVPTEDGVRRTTGRAGGTEGGMSTGELLRVRAAMKPIATVPRALATIDVVTGEVAAAHHQRSDVCAVPAAGIVAEAMVALVLADAVAEKFGGDSVGETRRNVQSYLDNLVVR
- the mltG gene encoding endolytic transglycosylase MltG, with translation MTEYGRGAGHEPWHPEDPLYGDQGWAGQQAVQGQGPYGGQPQHYQQEPQQQPQHPQQPYYGGQQPQYNDQQQYANGGWDTGQQQGAVPYGMNPADPYSGQQPAYGGAEHPDYYAAPDAYPPPQPPNQRRTVPEQAPEPEWDADLEGPEEHPFFAGGNDDDDDDGYDDSREPRRGRGGDRRGKTKKKKSRNGTACLFVALVLVGGGGGVAYFGYQFWQEQFGAAPDYTGAGSGSTQVEIPQGAGGYEIGSLLEKAGVVKSQGAFVAAQNKNPKGKNIQAGVYTLNKKMSADNAVTEMLKPSSRNALIIPEGWRNVRVYAMIDKRLDLKAGTTEDVAKAKSKDLGLPEWAAGHPNVKDPLEGFLFPASYPVAKNAKPEDVLKRMVARANQEYGKQDMEAEAKKLGLDGPWELVTVASLVQAEGKTDKDFRRMAEVVYNRLKPTNTQTNQLLQFDSAFNYLMGQSEIEISESEINSNKDPYNTYTRKGLTPGPIGNPGNEALAAALKPTADGWLYFVATDGQHKTEFAKTYSEFQELKNKFNESQGSD
- a CDS encoding AAA family ATPase, producing the protein MQASGAASHPAYGAPHSDGPPAPQGPPQAPGAAHGAPHPGGHPAPPQAPQAPQAPHVPHAPQATHGSGTGLGGGAQGHAQGSGWGGAASQHVQGAPPRDTTGHIQLPPGGPVALPAPPPAAAPTDTGSTTLAVLLIGPAGAGKTTVAKYWAQHRRVPTAHISLDDVREWICSGFADPQSGWNDQSEAQYRLARRTCGFSARNFLANGISCIVDDAVFPDRPVVGLGGWKRHVGPGLLPVVILPGLEIVLERNAQRSGNRRLSDEEVARIHGRMAGWYGSGLPIIDNSQYDVPTTARVLDEVLARSIASPPAW